The Fusarium poae strain DAOMC 252244 chromosome 2, whole genome shotgun sequence nucleotide sequence CTGTCGGTCATGGATTTAAGTAAGACTATTGCTTGCAACAGTAGGACCCAGGGTTAAGATCCACATGATCTTCGTTGACCCGTTTGATACTGCGTCTCCTGCATCCGAGTCCGCCAAGCAACTCCACGATCTGCTGGTCCCTGAAACGGTATGCTGAATAGCCAGCCCAGTTAGCTAAAGCTCAATGTCACTGCTGACAGAATCTTATGGTATGTCGAACTCGACTGACAAATACGAATGGGAGCAAGACTGCGCTGGTGAGTGGCAACTCTCCTATGTTCAAGATGCCCTTGATGCATATGTCAAGAATGGGGTAAACCTGCTGAATGCGTTTCGTCGTTCACAGGCGGCTCGCAACAATAACATGTGACATGGCGAATCGGCACAGTTTTGAGAAGGGAAAGTCGTGTAAAAGAGAACAATTGACGACCTCGGTCCATTCGCTTCGTGGAGGTGCAAGACGTTCAATCACGAGACAGACCATGCCATGAGTCTGCCCGATTACAACCCCAGCCCGTCGGAGCTACCCCAGAATCGAGCATTTGCGGGGATAATGAGAAGATGGGACCTTTTTGTGATGTTACATACGCTCGATGAAAAGAAACAGGTCATTCAAAGTGTCCAAGTGGGTAGTTGGGGTTACCATGGTAGAGGGGAAGGTTAATGGCCAGTTCGAGAAAAGTGCTGTATTCTCATCACGCGAATAGAGTTTCTTTTTGTCAAAACGTTGAGGAGAACAACTAGCCACCtgaattatatttaaatacgAATTATTTAGTTCATGGATATAATTATGGATGAAATACGCCTTCTATCGATAAAAAACCGTCACGTCATGCTTCAGACTCGGCCAACTTTTATCCCTGAACCATGACGAGGTTGCATCGGCAAACCACATCTCACGGCTCAAAGTGGAATGTGGTTAACCTCTTTTTTCGTCTTCAATTGCATTGCCAAGCTGTGATGATCCCAATTCCCCTTTAAACGGCCCGTTTAACAAAGCTAATGCACTCCATATTCTGAAAACCCGGACCATCGGGTTTCATCGTCCCAGCATCAGGTGGTATAAATGCCAATAAGGAGACCAGAGAACCGATGTTATTCCGACCAAGCGTAGATTTCCCCCGCATCTTAGTGGTGTATTTATTTTTCCATGTGGTTTTGTCTCCCATTTTGGCTGTGACTTGGGTCTAGAGGGCGGCAGTTAATCTCGGCAACTGAAGCACAATTCGGATACAGAGACTAATTAGGCAATTTGAGGACCGATATTGTGTCATGAAAGCATTGACTCTGGGGCAAAATAATGCTGTCTATTATACTAGAAACAATATGCTACTGAATGAGTAGACAAACACTTTGCATGACGTTGAGTATTCCTCCGCTCAATGTCACTCAAGTCGGGCACTAGCTTTGGAACCCCCCAGACCGTTACGGACTCTATATACGGCgctatatagtaaaaataacttaaatgACCATGATCCGCACCTATATGATGGGCCGAGAGTAGTTGAGAAACAAGTCGCGTGCTGTAACATCTACTCATGATGCCTTCTCTTCTAAGCCTTGTCACTGCGGCTGCCCTTCTGGCCGATGGTGTTGTTTCGCAACAAGCACCTACCGTCACGGTCAAGAACGGTACTCTCGAGGGAAGACACGAACCTGGATATAATCAGGATTTGTTCTTGGGCATTCCTTTCGCCCAGCCTCCTGTCGGCCAACTTCGTTTCCAAAACCCACAGAGTCTGAACGAGACATTCGACACTCTAGAGGTAAAAAAGTATGGGGACTCTTGTGTTGGATATGGAGTGAGTACTACCTCTAAGTTCTTGTAACAGAAACGTATACTGACCTTGACTAGAACACCGCCGATCAGGGCCCTGCTACCTTCAGCGAGGACTGTCTCACCCTGAACGTCGTCCGACCTGcgggcagcagcagcgacgaGAAGCTTCCAGTTGGTGTCTTCATTCACGGTGGAGGTTGGACCATGGATTTTGCTGCCAATGGTGCCTACAACATGACCTTCATGGTAGAGGAAGCCGTCAAGGCTGGCAAACCTTTCGTTGCTGTCTCCGTCGCCTGTAAGTAAATCCAGTACATCTCTCAATTCACCACTGACATCAGATAGACCGACTTGCTTTCTGGGGTTTCTTGGCCAGCAAGGACATCATGGATGCCGGCGTCGCCAACCTCGGTTTGAAGGATCAGCGTCTCGCTCTTGAGTGGGTCAAGGAGAACATCGGTGCTTTCGGTGGTGATGCTTCGAAGGTCACCATCTTTGGAGAGAGTGCTGGTGGTGGTAACGTCGGCTATCAGGCTACTGCTTACGGAGGTAGAGATGACAAGCTCTTCCGAGGTATCATCGCTCAGTCCGGTGCCGATGGAACTGACATGAAGAACCTCACCCAACCTGAACGACGCTACAACATCATCGCTGAAGCTGCTGGCTGTGGCGACGCTTCAGATAAGCTTTCTTGTCTCCGTGAGGTGTCTTTCGAGAAGCTCAATGCTACCAGCACCAAGGTCCCCGGAAACTTCTACCCCGTTGTTGACAATGACTTTATCCCTGATTATCCCTCAAAGCTCCTCGAGAACGGCAAGTTCGTCAAGGTTCCCCTCATGACCGGTACCAATGCCGACGAGGGTAGTTTCTTTGCCGGCCCCGGCGTTGATAACGATGAGCAGTTCGCTGCTGCTATTATGTCAAACGGCGTCGATGCAAACACTACCGAGACTTTGATGGCTCTATACCCCAACATTGACGCCCTCGGTGTGCCTTCTGGCTACCGCCGAAAGGCCAACGACTCTGTCAAGGCTCAGTACAAGCGTATGGCAGCTTTCCAGGGTGACAATCTCTTTGTTAGCTGGAGACGCAGAAGGTCTGATGCTTGGTCCAAGTATGATGTGCCTGCTTACACGTACTTGTTCGAGTCCCCCAACACAAATATGCGTAAGTCTAGTCCATCAAACTCTGCTGATGAGATGTACTAACTTTGTTTTGAAGCCCCTCAAATCGGAACTCCTCACTTCGTTGAGATCGCCTACGTCTTCTTCAACAAGCTCGGTATGGGCTATAGCAAGAACCTTGGTCCATTCCACAATGCGTCCAAGGAGGTTCTTGACCTTGCTCAGCTTGTTACTCGAATGTGGATTAGCTTCATCACTGAAGGAAACCCTAACGAGCACGGCCGTAAGTCTCTCTAATGACATAGTGATATGGTATTATACTGATACTTTAATAGTTCCTTCAATTCCCGAGTGGCCTGTGTATAAGAGCGGTGGTGGTTATGGACAAAACTTCTACTTCAACCCCAACGGTTCCAGCGTTGAGCCTGATACCTTCCGATTGGCCGGTACTACTTTCATGAACTCTCTTGCTGAGCAGTTTGGAAGGTAAATGACCTTTGGAAGATGACTTGTGTTTGTTATATTGGATGCGGTGTTCAAGTCTGACCCAGCTCATGACCAATTTTATGTGTAGATACTTGGATTGTTAGTATACTAGGCTGATAAAGTATATGAAATAAGTTAATTTCACAGATGATTCAGTGTTGTCCGCACCATAGAAACACCACATTGCAAGATGTGGTCTGACCTGAGCAGCAAACTTTGACTTTCAAAATCGGCTCATCACTAAGCCGCGATTCATGTAAAAACAGCACAGTCCCTGCCAAGCTCCAGCCGAAAATTCATTAGATAATGGCGGCTAAGACGGCCCGCGGCTACTAGTAACTCGGGATGGCGTTTACGCTTTGACAGACGCTCAAGCGACTGCAGGGTGACGGCTCTAGTGCCGAGGATAATCATACGATGGGCTTTGCAACAAGCAGATCGACCACGTGTATGTGATCCAGGCCTAACGGTAGCTTTATCAAGTGAGTCTAGTGATCGCTTTGACACTTTGAACAGATGTTGTgtgtgtaattgagctttcattgaccctgctcttaggtgaACAGATGTTGATTTATGGGCTTCCATGAAAGATCACATGGATGGGATTAATGCAAAAGCAAAGCTGGCTGCTAAGAAGATAAGGGACAAAAATGGTAGGGAATTCAAGCCATAAACTCCTGTATGCTGAAGCCTAGGTCTAGGATGAGTTCGAATCGTAGGTGGATTATGAAAAGCCGTGCTGCTGGTGATCTAATTGATCGAACATACCTGGTTCCAGACGTTACGCTATCCAGAATCAAAACTCAATTGACCGTCAAATGAGAGAACCCTTCACAACTAGATCGACGCCAACCCTATAGCATCGTGGTATGCAGTTGCATCTCGGAAAGGATGCAAATACCCACTGGAAGAGGCTTGGAGTTTGTTCAATGGCTAGAAAGAAGACTTTTGCGAATGATCGACAAGTGTAACCTGGGTTTTTCAAACAAAGGCTGGTGACATGAACGATTATCATGGCTTGGGTGAGCATAAAGTGAATCATTAGATGCAAATGATCAAAGACGATAGCCAAGAGAAAGGATCATCGCACGGTCCATGGTGAGGAAAACAAGGCTGCTCATGATCGACGGAAGTCGACCAATACTATAGCTTGGCAACACGGGACGAGCCAACCGAAGGAACGAAGTAACATTGGCATATTGAAAAACCAATGGCATCCTCCAGCGTAAGATATAGACTTCCGGTGTCAAATCAATATGCACGCATCATGCATACAATGATCATCCTCCCAACCGACCTTACGTGAGAGCAGATCACCAGTTGATCAACTTACTTGGACCTCCACTCGGGTTTTCTCTTTTCCAAGAAGGCTTTGACACCCTCTTCTTTATCCTTGGTCCCAAAAGCAaaataatacaaactcctcTCAAACTCGTGATCGACCCCCAAACTATCCGCTATAACAAATAGTATGTCAACACGATATCCTCACCTACTTATAGAGACAAGTGTATAGTCACTTACATTTACAAATTGCTTCTTTAGCCAAGCTTAAAGCCATGGGGCTAAGCGCCGCAAGCGTCGATGCCGTGTCCTTCACCACGTTGTCCAAGACGCTGCCGCTTTCGTAGAGCTGCGCAACTAGACCTGCAGACTGAGCCTCTTCTGCTTGGATGGGACGACCCAGGAGGATCATCTGCATAGCCTATCACTCACACGCGTCAAATGCCAACTCATCAAAACTCAGTTGTACAGGGGAGGAGGAAAAGACATGGAGAAAGATTGGATATCATGAGCACACACCTTGAACTTTCCCACGGCATTGGTCAGCCGCTGTGTACCGCCAGCACCAGGAATAAGACCAATCGTGACCTCTGGGAGACCAAATCGACTGTCATGCGCTGCAAAAATCAGGTCACACTAAAAGCGTTTGTTTATCAGCTTCGGGTTCCGGAATGAGGGAAAGGAAAACCTTTACCATGAGGGCAAGCTCAAAACCCCCACCGAGCTGTCAATGCCACAAACATTAGCTTTGTACTGTACTACTGTATACTCCAGAGTTCCTGACTTCTGTGGGTTGAACTATAGTTAGTGGAACTGTCAACTCACCGCCATTCCCTCGACAGCCGCTATCAAAGGCTTGCGCACGGCTTGCATCCCCGTGCAAAGATCCGACAAGTAGCGGCAGTCCCGCACGCCTTCCGCATCGAGGCGTGAGATCTCCCCGATATCAGCTCCGGCTGTTGGTTAGGTAAGTCTTGTCAGCTGGCCTGGTCAAGTGCCGGGGTTATTCGATGTACCCCTGCCCTTGTGGGAATTGAGAATGGGTAACAAGTGGAGTGAGTTCATACCGCAAAAGAAAGTCGAGCTGCCAGTAATGACAATGACTCGCACGCCATCGTCCATGGATGCTGCCTTCAGCTGTTCCAGAAAGACGGTTATGAGTTCCTGCGAAAGGGCGTTTCGTTTGGAGGGTCTGTTTAACGCGAGGACGCGTACACCGTCTGCGGGAGTGGAAGGGAGGATAAGCTGATGGTCCATTGTGTGTTGAATTGAAGTGTGTATACAAAGAATCACGGGATGAAAGAAGGCTGCAATTGGCAAGATTGACTCAGTGGATGATGTCTTTGGCTGACTTGctgttctctttctcttgtctACGGAACGCGTTGGGTAAAATACAGGACAACCAGGTATCCGTACTTCAACTCGGGTAAGCACGTCAAAGAACGCGTAAACTTAGTCGCGTCGATCAGTCAATCGAAAGTGGATAGTGTCTTTGATTCAACTGAGACACGGCTTGTGTTTGTCTGACCCTAGAGTACGTACATGCAGGTTCCCTCCCAACATGCATTCAGGTGAAGACTTTCTCTTGACATTTCTGCTGACTGTGTACTACAAACAAACTAATAAATTTCTTCTCTGGTGCGGTATTTCGAAAGGCGGTGGCTGGGGATCTTTTTCTATGTTTGGAAGGTTTGGTTGTACATCGCTGCTGAGTCTGAGCCTGTTGTCGATCTTTGTGTCCGTCAATTCCGCTGGCTTGGTCCAAGTTTCGAGCCGTTCGCGTGGCTAGTCTGATGTAGTTTGATGAAAACCGATGATCTTTGTTGAGGCTAGATAGAATCATAGATTTGGGCCTGCCACTTGTGGAGATCTAAAATGACCTAAGAGAAACCGAGATATTCTCTCTGAGAGGTAACTCTTTGACATATGACAATGGtcaagaaaataataataaaaccaAGAGTTATAGGCACATTGTCTCATCCCATCTTCAGCAAAATGTCACTGAACTCGTCATCATACATGTAACATGTCGACAGATGCCGAAGTCAGATCCTGCAGCTCCCGCATG carries:
- a CDS encoding hypothetical protein (SECRETED:SignalP(1-20)~MEROPS:MER0033198); amino-acid sequence: MPSLLSLVTAAALLADGVVSQQAPTVTVKNGTLEGRHEPGYNQDLFLGIPFAQPPVGQLRFQNPQSLNETFDTLEVKKYGDSCVGYGNTADQGPATFSEDCLTLNVVRPAGSSSDEKLPVGVFIHGGGWTMDFAANGAYNMTFMVEEAVKAGKPFVAVSVAYRLAFWGFLASKDIMDAGVANLGLKDQRLALEWVKENIGAFGGDASKVTIFGESAGGGNVGYQATAYGGRDDKLFRGIIAQSGADGTDMKNLTQPERRYNIIAEAAGCGDASDKLSCLREVSFEKLNATSTKVPGNFYPVVDNDFIPDYPSKLLENGKFVKVPLMTGTNADEGSFFAGPGVDNDEQFAAAIMSNGVDANTTETLMALYPNIDALGVPSGYRRKANDSVKAQYKRMAAFQGDNLFVSWRRRRSDAWSKYDVPAYTYLFESPNTNMPPQIGTPHFVEIAYVFFNKLGMGYSKNLGPFHNASKEVLDLAQLVTRMWISFITEGNPNEHGLPSIPEWPVYKSGGGYGQNFYFNPNGSSVEPDTFRLAGTTFMNSLAEQFGR